The stretch of DNA GACGGCATGGATTCGGGCGCCGACGACTACCTGACCAAGCCCTTCCGGATGGAGGAGCTGCTGGCGAGGGTGCGGGCGCTGGTGCGGCGCGCCGCCGGACAGTCCTCCCCCGTCCTCTCCAACGGCGTCCTGGAGCTCGATACGCGCCAGCGCATCGTCTCCTTCCGGGGCAGCCCGGTGCAGGTCACGCCGCTGGAATACCGCCTCCTCGCCTATCTCCTGCACAATGCCGGCCGGGTCGTCTCGCAGGGCCAGATCACCGAAAGCATCTATGACGAGGAGACCGAGCACGGCTCCAACGCGCTGGAAGTCGTGGTGGCCCGCCTGCGGCGCAAGCTCGACGGCTCGGTGATCCAGACGCGCCGCGGCCAGGGCTACGTCATCCCGAACGAGCATCCGCCGTCGTGAGCTCGTTCTCGCTCAAGCGGCGGCTGCTGCTGGGATCGGTCGTGGCGATCGTCATGGCGACCATCCTGGCCGGGATCGGCATCGACGCCATCTCGGGCCTCGCCATCCGCGCCCTGGCGCTGTCGGAGATCGACGACGAGATGCGGCTGCTGCTCGCCAGCATCGAGATCACCCCGTCCAACGATCTGTCGATCGAGGACGGCCCCCAGGACCCGCGCTTCGGCCTGCCGAACGGCGGCTTCTACTGGCAGGTCGGACGAGGCGGCACGGTCGAGCTGCGCTCCCAGTCGCTCTGGGACCAGAAGCTGCCCTGGCTGCACGCGGCCCCGCGCGAGCTCGGCCGCGCGCATGGCATTGCCGGCCCGAACGGCGCCGATCTCCTCGCCGTGGAGCGCTCGATCGTCATCTCGACAGCGGCGGGCGACCAGTCCGTCACCGCGCTGATCGCGCTCGACAACAGCGAGCTGGCTCCGGCACGCTGGCGCTTCTTCTATGCCATGGCTCCCTCGCTCGCGGTGCTGATGCTGGCCCTGATCGGCGCGGTGGTCGCGGTGCTGCGCTACGGCCTGAGGCCGCTCGACGAGCTGCGCGTGGCGCTGGCCGCGGTGCGCGAGCGGGCAGTGCGGCTGATCGGCGGCCAGTTC from Labrys wisconsinensis encodes:
- a CDS encoding response regulator transcription factor, translating into MRILVAEDERAIVADIRRSLEAHQYVVSTVFDGEEALFAGAHEVFDLVILDLGLPKLDGLSVLRRWRSAGRGMPVIILTARDDWRDKVDGMDSGADDYLTKPFRMEELLARVRALVRRAAGQSSPVLSNGVLELDTRQRIVSFRGSPVQVTPLEYRLLAYLLHNAGRVVSQGQITESIYDEETEHGSNALEVVVARLRRKLDGSVIQTRRGQGYVIPNEHPPS